In Terriglobia bacterium, the following proteins share a genomic window:
- the menC gene encoding o-succinylbenzoate synthase produces MKIEAVTLREIHMPLVHFFETSFGRTTERRILLVTLHTDGAEGWGECVAGEDPFYSEESVDTAWYATERYLAPALLGKNVERGADVPALTGKIRGHRMAKCAVENAVWDAEAQQKQVPLWKLLGGTRTELACGVSIGIQNSHEQLLEKIATELSAGYRRIKVKCKPGWDVEVFEKIRARWPDIVLSCDANSAYTLDQSEHLKTFDRFNLLMIEQPLWHDDFYFHAKLQKQLQTAICLDEAIHGRRDAQAAAELGACRIINVKVGRVGGFTEAIAVHNAAQTAGLPVWCGGMLESGIGRSHNIALSTLANFSLPGDVSASKRYWKEDIIEPEVEISAQGYIPLPQGAGRGFKIRTDLIEKLTVRKKQLAAST; encoded by the coding sequence ATGAAGATTGAAGCCGTTACCCTGCGCGAGATCCACATGCCGCTGGTGCACTTTTTTGAAACCAGTTTCGGCCGCACCACGGAGCGCCGCATCCTTTTGGTCACGCTGCACACCGACGGCGCGGAAGGCTGGGGCGAATGCGTGGCCGGCGAGGACCCGTTTTACAGCGAAGAATCCGTGGACACGGCCTGGTACGCCACCGAACGCTACCTGGCGCCGGCGTTGCTGGGCAAAAACGTTGAACGCGGCGCTGACGTGCCCGCGCTGACCGGCAAGATCCGCGGACATCGCATGGCCAAGTGTGCGGTGGAAAATGCCGTTTGGGACGCGGAAGCGCAGCAGAAGCAAGTCCCCCTATGGAAGTTGCTGGGCGGTACGCGCACGGAGCTGGCATGCGGCGTATCCATCGGCATACAGAATTCACACGAGCAGCTTCTTGAAAAGATCGCCACCGAACTGAGCGCGGGCTACCGCCGGATCAAAGTTAAATGCAAACCCGGCTGGGACGTGGAAGTCTTCGAGAAAATTCGCGCGCGCTGGCCGGACATCGTGCTGAGCTGCGACGCCAACTCAGCGTATACGCTGGACCAGAGTGAGCATCTCAAGACTTTTGACCGCTTCAACCTGCTGATGATTGAGCAGCCGCTGTGGCATGACGATTTCTATTTTCACGCGAAGCTGCAGAAGCAGCTCCAGACGGCCATCTGTCTGGACGAAGCCATCCACGGCCGCCGCGACGCGCAGGCCGCCGCTGAACTGGGCGCGTGCCGGATCATCAACGTGAAAGTCGGCCGCGTGGGCGGATTCACCGAAGCCATCGCCGTGCACAACGCGGCCCAAACCGCGGGGCTTCCCGTCTGGTGCGGAGGCATGCTGGAGTCGGGCATTGGACGCTCGCACAACATCGCGCTTTCGACGCTGGCGAATTTCAGCTTGCCGGGCGACGTCTCAGCGTCCAAGCGCTACTGGAAAGAAGACATCATTGAACCTGAGGTTGAGATCTCCGCCCAGGGATATATCCCGCTGCCGCAAGGCGCAGGGCGCGGTTTCAAGATCAGAACAGATCTGATTGAGAAACTGACGGTGAGGAAGAAGCAACTAGCAGCTAGCACCTAG
- a CDS encoding GNAT family N-acetyltransferase, whose amino-acid sequence MTTTATAADRITIRKCSTIAEFKACVALQKEVWNFDDVDLIPLRMFVVSQKIGGQIIGAFDGGELVGFAFSIPGTRAGQAYLHSHMLAVRESWRNYGLGRKLKLVQRDDAIAQGFELLEWTFDPLEIKNAHLNMVRLGAIARRYSVNHYGYSSSPLQGGLPTDRLVAEWWLKSKRVVNLLEKGEPPKFAVEKKINVPAQIYAWKSSEDNRPKAADVQKRNREQFLAAFREGLAALGYERDAEGNGAFLLGRWDERWSYASSSE is encoded by the coding sequence GTGACCACCACCGCGACCGCCGCTGATCGCATCACCATTCGCAAGTGCAGCACTATCGCCGAATTTAAGGCTTGCGTTGCCCTGCAAAAAGAAGTCTGGAACTTTGACGACGTTGACCTGATTCCCCTGCGCATGTTCGTGGTCAGCCAGAAGATTGGCGGCCAGATCATTGGCGCGTTTGACGGCGGCGAACTGGTGGGCTTTGCGTTTTCCATCCCCGGCACGCGCGCCGGCCAAGCTTACCTGCACTCCCACATGCTGGCGGTGCGCGAGAGCTGGCGCAATTACGGCCTGGGGCGCAAGCTCAAGCTGGTCCAGCGCGATGACGCCATCGCGCAAGGCTTTGAGCTGCTGGAGTGGACCTTTGATCCGCTGGAAATCAAGAACGCTCACCTGAACATGGTGCGGCTGGGGGCCATCGCGCGGCGCTACAGCGTGAACCATTACGGATACTCGTCGTCGCCGCTGCAGGGCGGGTTGCCCACGGACCGCTTGGTCGCCGAATGGTGGTTGAAGTCCAAGCGCGTGGTGAACCTTCTGGAGAAGGGCGAGCCGCCAAAATTCGCCGTCGAGAAAAAGATCAACGTGCCGGCGCAGATTTACGCGTGGAAGTCGTCCGAGGACAACCGGCCCAAGGCCGCGGATGTGCAGAAACGCAATCGTGAACAATTTCTGGCCGCCTTCCGCGAAGGCCTGGCAGCGCTGGGCTATGAGCGCGATGCCGAAGGCAACGGCGCTTTTTTGCTGGGACGCTGGGATGAGCGCTGGTCCTACGCGTCTTCATCCGAATAA
- the mazG gene encoding nucleoside triphosphate pyrophosphohydrolase has product MGVVSFRGSGKLGNDSIDFVSTGEKFERAVAIMARLRAPGGCPWDREQTFDTIKRYTLEETYEVIEAIDNRDWQELPQELGDLLLQVLFYSEMAQEEGRFNIDHVLDALSNKLIARHPHVFGDVKAEDSQQVLKNWEAIKAEEKKARVQGDGEPHEREALLDGVSRKMPALMEAHKISSKAAHVGFDWPELAGLFDKLEEETRELQEHITQATAGALRPGSKEKIPDELHARLEDELGDLFFVLVNLARRLSVDSESALRKTNRKFRRRFGWLEEQLTSQGKTLESATLDEMESLWQRAKTFEDRP; this is encoded by the coding sequence ATGGGCGTCGTGTCTTTCAGAGGGTCCGGAAAGTTGGGCAATGATAGCATTGATTTCGTGTCCACCGGAGAAAAATTCGAGAGAGCGGTTGCCATCATGGCCCGCTTGCGCGCGCCCGGCGGTTGTCCCTGGGACCGCGAGCAGACCTTCGACACCATTAAGCGTTACACCTTAGAGGAAACGTATGAAGTGATTGAAGCCATTGACAACCGCGACTGGCAAGAGCTGCCGCAAGAGTTGGGCGACTTGCTCCTGCAAGTGCTCTTCTACTCGGAAATGGCGCAGGAAGAAGGACGGTTCAATATTGATCACGTTCTCGATGCGCTCAGCAACAAGTTGATCGCCAGACACCCGCACGTCTTTGGTGACGTGAAGGCAGAAGACTCGCAGCAGGTCCTCAAGAATTGGGAAGCCATCAAAGCGGAAGAAAAAAAAGCGCGTGTGCAGGGCGACGGAGAGCCGCACGAGAGGGAAGCGTTGCTGGACGGCGTCTCCCGCAAAATGCCGGCGCTGATGGAGGCGCATAAGATTAGTTCCAAAGCGGCCCACGTGGGCTTTGACTGGCCGGAACTTGCCGGGCTGTTCGATAAACTGGAGGAAGAGACGCGCGAGTTGCAAGAGCACATTACCCAGGCCACGGCCGGCGCGCTGCGGCCTGGGAGCAAAGAGAAAATCCCGGACGAGTTGCATGCGCGGCTGGAAGACGAGCTAGGCGACTTGTTTTTTGTGCTGGTGAACCTGGCGCGGCGGCTGTCCGTGGACTCCGAATCGGCCTTGCGCAAGACCAACCGAAAATTCCGGCGGCGCTTCGGCTGGCTGGAGGAACAACTAACCAGTCAAGGCAAGACGCTGGAAAGCGCCACGCTGGACGAGATGGAAAGCCTGTGGCAACGAGCCAAAACTTTTGAGGACCGCCCGTGA
- a CDS encoding diguanylate cyclase, whose protein sequence is MFPFVPDSKGEVWLWPLLRQIRDVLKGALEARKLLPAAFVLMLGFLALTAWDGYSSTRELLSAQAYVQRTHEVLHEMDGVEDGLQDAREAWLHYVLTPEKQDRVNFESAVLRTWTQLDRVSGKDPEHQASIKQLRGFITDELQQLRADVYSNYSKRIYHSPEADAKMDRVRDAIQNFKDEQERLLRDRNQAAQVRSRQITRSVFSRTMVFSGLMAVLFLLVMRDSKKLRVAEQKALLAQTGLEGSLLQLKSESENSRLLNELQADFQICVSATEAYKVAASYLQRLMPESLGTVFAIDSSQDAMDAQAIWPSPEAAPLHQVFSREDCCAVRGGRLHAHLNSPKGIDCRHFTAAVPATYICFPLSALGETLGVLHLSAPNPEMFTENRLALIQQIGEYAALRLANLKLKEKLQHQSLRDPLTGLYNRRFLETTLEQELGRTARGGAGIGLIMADIDGFKLFNDKFGHDAGDLVLKEIAALLRRSVRAEDIVCRYGGEEFLAVVPESTLESVQERAEQMRAAVSKLQLDYAGNRLGKITASFGVSYSQDGAVASSQLLRYADDALYEAKRSGCDCVRLSEAASAKPPASETDQDKARAQVRSITGRS, encoded by the coding sequence ATGTTTCCTTTTGTGCCCGACAGCAAAGGAGAGGTCTGGCTTTGGCCTTTACTGCGCCAAATCCGTGACGTCCTCAAAGGCGCCTTGGAGGCCCGCAAGCTGCTACCCGCTGCATTCGTGCTGATGCTCGGGTTTCTCGCCCTGACCGCCTGGGATGGCTACTCCAGCACCCGTGAATTGCTCAGCGCGCAGGCCTACGTGCAGCGAACCCATGAAGTCCTGCATGAAATGGACGGCGTGGAAGACGGCCTGCAGGACGCCCGCGAAGCCTGGCTCCACTACGTGCTTACCCCGGAAAAGCAGGACAGGGTCAATTTTGAAAGCGCCGTGTTGCGCACCTGGACACAGTTGGACCGTGTTTCGGGAAAAGATCCTGAACATCAGGCCAGCATCAAGCAGTTGCGCGGCTTCATCACCGACGAACTGCAACAGTTGCGCGCCGACGTCTATTCCAACTACTCCAAACGCATTTATCACTCGCCGGAAGCAGATGCCAAGATGGACCGCGTCCGCGATGCCATCCAAAATTTCAAGGACGAGCAGGAACGCCTGCTGCGCGACCGCAACCAGGCAGCGCAGGTGCGCTCCCGCCAGATCACGCGCAGCGTATTTTCCCGCACCATGGTGTTCAGCGGGCTCATGGCCGTGCTCTTTCTGCTGGTCATGCGGGATTCCAAGAAGCTTCGCGTCGCGGAACAAAAGGCGTTGCTGGCCCAAACCGGCCTGGAGGGTTCGCTCCTGCAGCTCAAGAGCGAATCGGAAAACAGCCGGCTTTTGAATGAGCTCCAGGCAGACTTCCAGATCTGCGTAAGCGCCACGGAAGCCTACAAAGTAGCCGCCAGTTATCTGCAACGACTGATGCCGGAAAGCCTGGGTACGGTTTTTGCGATTGATAGTTCGCAAGATGCGATGGATGCGCAGGCCATCTGGCCGTCGCCGGAAGCCGCTCCTTTACATCAGGTGTTTTCCCGCGAAGACTGCTGCGCCGTCCGCGGCGGGCGCTTGCATGCGCACTTGAATTCGCCCAAGGGCATTGATTGCCGGCACTTCACCGCAGCCGTCCCCGCCACCTACATTTGCTTTCCTCTTTCCGCGCTGGGAGAAACCCTGGGCGTGCTGCATTTAAGCGCTCCCAATCCTGAAATGTTCACGGAAAACCGGCTGGCGCTGATCCAGCAGATTGGCGAATACGCCGCGCTGCGGCTGGCCAACCTAAAGCTGAAAGAGAAGCTGCAGCACCAGTCGCTGCGCGATCCGCTCACCGGGCTGTACAACCGGCGGTTTCTGGAAACCACCCTGGAACAGGAACTGGGCCGGACAGCGCGCGGCGGCGCCGGCATCGGCTTGATCATGGCGGACATTGACGGCTTCAAACTTTTCAACGACAAATTCGGGCACGACGCCGGCGACCTGGTGCTCAAAGAGATTGCCGCGTTGTTGCGCCGGTCGGTCCGCGCGGAAGATATTGTCTGCCGCTACGGCGGAGAGGAATTTCTCGCCGTGGTCCCGGAGAGCACGCTGGAGAGCGTGCAGGAGCGCGCGGAGCAGATGCGCGCGGCCGTCTCTAAACTGCAGCTCGACTATGCCGGCAACCGCCTGGGCAAGATTACCGCATCTTTTGGCGTGTCTTATTCGCAGGATGGCGCGGTGGCCTCCAGCCAGCTTTTGCGCTACGCCGACGACGCCCTGTATGAGGCCAAACGCAGCGGTTGCGATTGCGTCCGCCTCAGTGAAGCCGCCAGCGCCAAGCCGCCCGCTTCTGAGACCGACCAGGACAAAGCGCGCGCCCAGGTGCGTTCCATCACCGGCCGCAGCTGA
- a CDS encoding glycerol-3-phosphate dehydrogenase/oxidase, whose product MIRSLPQQGQGFDVLVIGGGINGVAIARECARHGKRTLLVEQSDFASGVTSRSTRIIHGGLRYLEQGEIAMVRESLRERERLLRQSPHLVRAQQFLLVLPGHARSLLRSSLAVRTGLWLYHRWAGEQKSAPPDLRLLEQQLDSGRQWAIYSYEDAQCEFPERLVAEWLVEAVEAGALVRNHTKVLAIIHSNGRATGVRLRDEISRQEYQVSATWIVNATGPWADLVAGSSGIKAARMVGGVRGSHLVLPKFAGAPENPVYTEALDGRPIFVLPWNHQVLVGTTEVADSAAPDNAQPRADEINYLFNSFTSIFPHSGLTPADVRYAFAGIRPLPYAPGKSYSAVTRKHVLFDHKDDGAAGMISVIGGKLTTAASLARDVARKIGIPVPEPVNVFAAPAQEEGVDMVVRQWSHTVASKARIREDCAQGIAEWHGRHALAIAHAASLDEHLREPICAHSCHLVAEAVDAVAHESAITLGDIVLRRVPVALGACWSEACSREAARKIGGTLGWDQARIHQELDSLEQEREKFLHPRQVPNTPDAATPEARPLMKTEST is encoded by the coding sequence ATGATTCGCTCTTTACCACAGCAAGGCCAGGGCTTTGACGTCCTGGTGATCGGCGGCGGCATCAACGGCGTGGCCATTGCGCGAGAGTGTGCTCGCCATGGCAAACGCACCTTGCTGGTGGAGCAAAGCGACTTCGCCTCCGGAGTCACCAGCCGGTCTACGCGGATTATCCACGGCGGGCTGCGTTATCTGGAACAGGGCGAGATCGCCATGGTGCGCGAGTCCCTGCGTGAACGCGAACGCTTGCTTCGCCAGTCGCCGCACCTGGTCCGCGCGCAGCAATTTCTCCTGGTGTTGCCGGGACATGCGCGCTCGTTGCTCCGCAGTTCGCTGGCGGTACGCACCGGCCTGTGGCTGTACCATCGCTGGGCCGGCGAGCAAAAGTCTGCTCCGCCTGACCTGCGCCTCCTGGAACAGCAACTCGACTCCGGCCGGCAGTGGGCGATTTACTCCTACGAAGACGCGCAGTGCGAATTCCCGGAACGCCTGGTGGCCGAGTGGCTCGTTGAGGCCGTCGAAGCCGGCGCTTTGGTGCGCAACCACACCAAGGTACTGGCGATTATTCACAGTAACGGCCGCGCTACCGGCGTCCGCCTGCGCGACGAAATCTCCCGCCAGGAATACCAGGTCTCCGCCACCTGGATCGTGAACGCTACCGGCCCGTGGGCTGATCTGGTTGCCGGCTCTTCCGGCATCAAGGCCGCGCGCATGGTGGGCGGAGTGCGCGGCTCGCATTTGGTGCTGCCCAAATTCGCGGGCGCGCCAGAAAATCCCGTTTATACCGAAGCGCTCGACGGACGTCCTATCTTCGTGCTGCCCTGGAACCACCAAGTGCTGGTCGGTACCACAGAGGTGGCCGACTCGGCCGCGCCGGACAACGCCCAGCCCAGGGCTGATGAAATCAACTACCTGTTCAACAGCTTTACCAGTATCTTCCCGCACTCCGGGCTCACGCCGGCGGATGTGCGTTATGCGTTTGCCGGAATTCGTCCTCTGCCCTACGCCCCGGGCAAGTCCTACTCGGCGGTCACGCGCAAGCATGTCCTGTTTGACCACAAAGATGACGGCGCCGCCGGGATGATCTCCGTCATCGGCGGCAAGCTGACCACCGCGGCCAGCCTGGCCCGCGACGTTGCCCGCAAGATCGGCATCCCAGTCCCTGAGCCGGTGAACGTCTTTGCCGCGCCGGCACAAGAAGAAGGCGTGGACATGGTGGTGCGGCAATGGTCGCACACCGTGGCCAGCAAAGCCCGCATTCGTGAGGATTGCGCGCAAGGCATTGCCGAATGGCACGGTCGTCACGCTCTGGCCATTGCCCATGCCGCGTCGCTGGACGAGCATCTGCGCGAACCCATCTGCGCACACAGTTGCCACCTGGTGGCTGAAGCCGTGGACGCGGTGGCCCACGAGTCAGCGATTACGCTGGGCGATATTGTTCTGCGTCGCGTTCCCGTGGCCCTGGGCGCATGCTGGTCAGAAGCCTGCAGCCGAGAAGCCGCACGGAAAATCGGCGGCACCTTGGGCTGGGACCAGGCGCGCATTCACCAGGAACTGGATAGCCTGGAGCAAGAACGCGAGAAATTCCTGCACCCAAGACAAGTCCCCAACACGCCTGATGCCGCCACACCTGAAGCGCGGCCGCTGATGAAGACCGAGAGCACGTAA
- a CDS encoding dienelactone hydrolase family protein — MGNIIQFKRPDGKTCPGYLASAKGDAGAPGFVVIQEWWGLNPQIKKTADRLAEGGYHALVPDLYRGKVASAADEAAHMMAGVNFPDAAEQDIRGAVQYLKQTSKKVAVGGFCMGGALTLLAAGRVPEMDAGACFYGIPPANVLDPKTIKVPLICHFANQDDWCTPAKVDELEAALKQSKSKFELYRYNAHHAFMNEARPEVYDAQSAKAAWERTMKFLEKALA, encoded by the coding sequence ATGGGAAACATCATTCAATTCAAGCGTCCTGATGGAAAAACTTGTCCTGGCTACCTGGCCTCGGCCAAGGGAGATGCCGGCGCGCCCGGTTTCGTCGTCATTCAAGAATGGTGGGGGCTGAATCCTCAGATCAAGAAGACCGCTGACCGCCTTGCCGAAGGCGGCTACCACGCGCTGGTTCCGGATCTCTACCGTGGCAAAGTCGCCAGCGCCGCCGACGAAGCGGCCCACATGATGGCGGGCGTCAACTTTCCCGATGCGGCCGAGCAGGACATTCGCGGCGCCGTGCAGTACCTCAAGCAGACGTCGAAGAAAGTTGCCGTGGGCGGATTCTGCATGGGCGGCGCGCTAACGCTGCTGGCCGCCGGGCGCGTCCCGGAGATGGACGCCGGCGCCTGTTTCTACGGCATTCCGCCGGCCAACGTGCTTGATCCCAAGACCATCAAGGTCCCGCTCATCTGCCACTTCGCCAACCAGGACGACTGGTGCACGCCCGCCAAGGTGGACGAACTGGAGGCCGCGCTCAAACAGTCGAAGTCAAAATTCGAGCTGTATCGCTACAACGCGCATCATGCCTTCATGAATGAAGCGCGTCCTGAAGTTTACGACGCGCAGAGCGCCAAGGCCGCGTGGGAGCGGACCATGAAGTTCCTGGAGAAGGCGCTGGCGTAA
- a CDS encoding GNAT family N-acetyltransferase, producing the protein MAWPEPITLRGRHAVLEPLTHAHHDDLVEAVQDGELWKLWYTVIPPPDKMSVEIDRRLDLQAKGTMLPFAVRDIRTAKVAGMTTYMNIDAPNRRVEIGSTWYRKSVQRTALNTECKLLLLTHAFESLECICVELRTHFFNHQSRRAIERLGAKLDGVLRNNQILPGGTVRDSCVYSIIAGEWPTVKAHLTWKLNRAAAGA; encoded by the coding sequence ATGGCATGGCCTGAACCCATCACTTTGCGCGGGAGGCATGCCGTCCTCGAACCGCTCACCCACGCCCATCACGACGATCTGGTCGAAGCGGTGCAAGACGGCGAGTTGTGGAAGCTGTGGTACACCGTAATTCCGCCGCCGGACAAGATGAGCGTGGAGATTGACCGCCGGCTCGACCTGCAAGCCAAAGGAACCATGCTTCCCTTTGCCGTTCGCGACATCCGCACGGCCAAAGTCGCCGGCATGACCACTTACATGAATATTGACGCGCCCAACCGGCGCGTGGAGATTGGCTCCACCTGGTACCGCAAGAGCGTGCAGCGCACGGCGTTGAACACAGAATGCAAACTGCTTTTGCTCACGCATGCGTTTGAATCCCTTGAATGCATCTGCGTGGAGCTGCGCACACATTTCTTCAACCATCAAAGCCGCCGGGCCATTGAGCGCTTGGGCGCGAAGCTGGACGGCGTCTTGCGCAACAACCAGATTCTGCCCGGAGGGACCGTCCGCGACTCCTGCGTCTACAGCATCATTGCCGGCGAATGGCCCACGGTGAAGGCGCACCTCACGTGGAAGCTGAACCGGGCAGCAGCTGGGGCGTAG
- a CDS encoding thrombospondin type 3 repeat-containing protein, giving the protein MNWCSSLTLLTTFFLGLSLASDSRRAEPPDIATLTNVVALEKIAQTDPEENPGRALLGRSTKELRVRAYARLGELGTPESLAAARRIEQLARDSMPVPKTLKLGIITHPMWHFSDNEVQKPLASVKGADGVTYAVIHEYFLGDANDLYLITSTNPEDKSSWHGPYLLPQKIYRSISEPRLQEQVPGHLVFRFTQDEPGPRGIMEGHLPPLQSAPALGEQTWHISVADVERDSDGDGLTDIEEQRLGTDPHNPDTDGDGIPDGADPCPLYSAKGAPEDEDARILQKAFFAEYGLSQSRYLILVGPKSKPIQVAGYRGRVLYLSKEREAAWKKDHPLGGIFLNWTITRKSTDEATVELHDWEGKLQAGGVTLHLKRYGAEWFVVQVVPGGVA; this is encoded by the coding sequence ATGAACTGGTGTTCCTCGCTGACCTTGCTCACGACTTTCTTTCTCGGCCTTTCGCTGGCGAGCGACAGCCGACGGGCAGAGCCTCCAGACATCGCAACTTTGACGAACGTCGTCGCCCTGGAGAAGATTGCGCAGACTGACCCGGAGGAAAATCCTGGCCGGGCCCTGCTCGGGCGTAGCACCAAGGAGCTACGAGTACGCGCCTACGCCCGCCTGGGCGAACTGGGCACGCCGGAGAGTCTGGCTGCGGCGCGCCGCATCGAGCAATTGGCCAGGGACAGCATGCCCGTGCCCAAGACGCTTAAGCTGGGAATCATCACCCATCCCATGTGGCATTTTTCTGACAATGAAGTACAGAAACCACTGGCCTCGGTGAAGGGAGCGGACGGCGTAACCTACGCGGTGATCCATGAGTACTTTTTGGGGGACGCCAACGATCTGTATCTCATCACCAGTACCAACCCTGAGGACAAAAGCTCCTGGCACGGACCCTATCTGCTGCCGCAAAAGATTTACCGCAGCATCAGCGAGCCTCGGTTGCAGGAACAGGTCCCGGGCCACCTGGTCTTTCGCTTCACACAGGATGAGCCCGGGCCGCGCGGGATCATGGAAGGCCACCTCCCGCCTCTGCAATCCGCCCCGGCTCTGGGTGAGCAGACCTGGCACATCTCCGTCGCCGACGTTGAGCGCGATTCCGACGGTGACGGCCTGACCGACATCGAAGAGCAAAGACTAGGCACCGATCCCCACAATCCCGATACTGACGGTGATGGAATTCCCGATGGCGCCGACCCCTGTCCCCTGTATTCGGCCAAGGGTGCGCCCGAGGACGAAGACGCGAGGATTCTGCAGAAAGCCTTCTTCGCCGAATATGGACTGAGCCAGTCGCGCTATCTCATTCTGGTTGGCCCCAAGTCCAAGCCCATCCAGGTGGCAGGCTACCGCGGACGCGTACTGTATCTCTCCAAAGAAAGAGAAGCCGCATGGAAGAAGGACCACCCGCTGGGCGGAATCTTTTTGAACTGGACCATCACCCGCAAGTCTACCGACGAAGCCACCGTGGAACTGCACGATTGGGAAGGCAAGCTGCAAGCAGGCGGAGTGACACTCCACCTCAAGCGCTATGGCGCCGAATGGTTTGTCGTCCAGGTTGTTCCGGGTGGCGTCGCTTGA
- a CDS encoding VWA domain-containing protein: protein METDLVVLHATVQNQRGVLVSGLEKSDFQVYEDGALQQIKHFSHEDIPVTVGLVIDNSGSMRPKRSHVIAAALAFARSSNSQDQMFVVNFNERVSFGLPAAIPFTDQVPQLELALAKFAADGETALYDAVAVALDHLNKGNRDKKVLVVISDGGDNASRNNLAKVIAMARQPGTIIYTIGLFDETDEDRNPKVLKQLAHETGGETFLPTAIKEVVPICERIARDIRNQYTITYVPTNKNQDGAYRAIEVKAAAHGQGALQVRTRAGYYARTGVQSMPQPAPPEKGGRP from the coding sequence TTGGAAACCGATCTGGTGGTCTTGCACGCGACGGTGCAGAACCAGAGAGGCGTTTTGGTCTCCGGGCTGGAGAAAAGCGATTTCCAGGTCTATGAGGACGGCGCTCTGCAGCAGATCAAACATTTCAGCCATGAAGATATCCCGGTCACCGTGGGCTTGGTGATTGACAACAGCGGGAGCATGCGGCCCAAGCGCTCGCACGTGATCGCCGCTGCTCTGGCGTTTGCCCGTTCCAGCAACTCACAGGACCAGATGTTTGTGGTCAACTTCAACGAACGGGTTTCCTTTGGCCTGCCGGCGGCCATTCCGTTTACTGACCAGGTGCCCCAGTTAGAGCTTGCTCTGGCCAAGTTTGCCGCCGATGGCGAGACGGCGCTGTATGACGCCGTGGCAGTCGCGCTGGACCACCTCAACAAGGGCAATCGCGACAAGAAAGTGCTGGTAGTCATCAGCGACGGAGGCGACAACGCCAGCAGGAACAACCTGGCCAAGGTGATCGCCATGGCGCGGCAGCCGGGGACCATCATCTACACCATCGGCCTTTTTGATGAAACCGATGAAGACCGCAATCCCAAAGTGCTCAAGCAACTCGCCCACGAGACTGGCGGCGAGACGTTCTTGCCGACGGCCATCAAGGAAGTGGTACCCATCTGCGAGCGAATCGCCCGTGATATTCGCAACCAATACACCATCACCTACGTCCCGACCAACAAGAACCAGGACGGGGCCTATCGCGCCATTGAGGTCAAGGCCGCTGCGCATGGCCAGGGGGCTTTGCAGGTCCGCACCCGCGCCGGTTATTACGCACGCACTGGGGTGCAGTCGATGCCGCAGCCGGCGCCGCCGGAGAAAGGCGGCCGGCCATGA
- a CDS encoding class D sortase, with the protein MKPGGNPRMLRQKDRPRRTPAQRWLDWLQYFFFAVALLTLCYVGFTLLDAKLYQADQNRQFEQAKNSAPAIPDSDLLSESPAPVEPLSASPATTATALRGPHAVGRIEIQRIGLAAMIMEGTDERTLRRAVGHFPGTALPGQRGNVAIAGHRDTFFRALRNIRKNDEITLETATGSYRYQADSTEVVEPQNTEVLDSSDDSRLTLVTCYPFSYVGPAPKRFVVHAHRVR; encoded by the coding sequence ATGAAACCCGGCGGCAACCCGCGGATGTTGCGCCAGAAAGATCGGCCCCGAAGAACACCAGCGCAGAGATGGCTCGATTGGCTTCAATACTTCTTCTTTGCCGTTGCGCTCCTCACGCTCTGTTACGTCGGGTTCACACTGCTCGACGCGAAACTCTATCAGGCCGACCAGAACCGGCAATTTGAACAAGCGAAGAATTCAGCGCCCGCGATACCTGACAGTGATCTTCTCTCCGAATCTCCTGCTCCCGTTGAGCCGCTGTCCGCGAGTCCTGCCACCACGGCAACCGCCCTCCGCGGACCCCATGCGGTGGGACGCATCGAGATCCAGAGAATCGGCCTGGCCGCCATGATCATGGAAGGCACTGACGAGCGGACTTTGCGGCGGGCCGTCGGGCATTTTCCCGGCACGGCGCTCCCCGGACAGCGCGGGAACGTGGCCATCGCCGGACATCGCGACACTTTCTTCCGCGCCCTGCGCAACATCCGCAAGAACGACGAAATCACCCTGGAGACGGCCACCGGGTCGTACCGCTATCAAGCTGACTCTACTGAAGTGGTCGAACCCCAGAACACTGAAGTGCTGGACAGCTCTGATGACTCGCGGCTGACGCTGGTGACTTGCTATCCGTTCTCGTATGTTGGCCCGGCGCCCAAGAGATTTGTTGTGCATGCGCACCGAGTGAGATGA